The stretch of DNA GTACATATTATTTTTTCATCCAAATTGTTATTAAAATTACAATACTCGGCTATTTTACTTTTAATATTGTTAAATTGCTCAGTTCTGTTACTATGAAATATAAATACCTTTCTAGGTTTAACAGTTTCAAATATTATCTTCAAGTATTCCAGACTTTCAGATTCATTATGATAATTAGCAAATATAAAAGGATCTGAAATATAAAAATCTTCCTCTTTTTCTAATTTATCAAACTCTTTTTGGATAATTTCTTTTCTTTCTTCTATAGTCATTCTAGAATTTATAACAGATTCTTTGACAGCTATAAACTCGCCTACATATTCTTTTTCATTCAGTACATCAAAATCACTTATCCAATCTTTTTTTATAGCCTTTATTAATTGTTCCGAACTTAAAGCATATCTATTTTTATTTTTAGCAAATTCTTGATACACCTCTCCTGTGTCCAATATAAATTTTTCTAGCTTCTGTTTCCCATTCAATCCAAATTTTTTAACAAAAATATAAACATATCTTTTTTCCATAACTCCTCCTAAAATATAATAATATATTATACCCTAAGACCAAAAATATTCAACTGTCATTGTCCTGTTATTTTTTATATATAAAAATTATCTCCAATAGTGTCATGTAACCATATAGCAAAGAATCCGAAACTATATAGTGAAAAATATATAATGCTTTTCCAGTTAAATTTATGACTGTTCCATCTCTTAGTTCTTCTATATGCATTTATTTTTCCTATTATTTCAATTATTGTTAAAAACACAAAAACTATTGCAAATCCTAGCAAATATGTTTTCAAAAATTTCATCATTTCCTTTTCTCCTTTCTATCGTTTTATTCTTTCATAAACACAAGCCAGTGAGTTTTGGCTCTTTTGTTACCAAATAATGGTTTAAAATCAATAGTGGCCAAAATCTCATTTAATTTTATTTGTTCCTCATTCCATTTAAAAATCAATGTTCCGTTTGGCTTTAAAACTCTCATGCATTCATTAAAACCCTGCCTTATGTCCTCTTTCCATGTAGCAGAATCCAGTTTTCCATACTTTTTGGCCAACCATGAATTTTCTCCTGCTTTGAGCAAATGTGGTGGATCAAATACAACAAGATAAAAATTTTCATCTTGAAACGGCATATGTCTAAAGTCAGCAATGACATCAGGATTTATTTCTAAAGTACGACCATCACACAATGTATCTTCAAAATGTCGGTTGTCCATAAATACTGTATTCTCGTTTTCTTTATCAAACCAGAACATCTTACTTCCACAGCATGCATCCAGTATTTTTTTCATTCTTCCTCCTTATTTTCAAGCCATTTAAAAAGTTCAAATTGACCTCTTAAATAATGCCATGCCTTACTATTGACTTCAGCATAGTTTATTTTTTTTTCTAATTCATATTTTTTCTCCTTTATTTCTTCCTTCGTTCTCATTTCT from Leptotrichia sp. oral taxon 215 str. W9775 encodes:
- a CDS encoding methyltransferase domain-containing protein; its protein translation is MKKILDACCGSKMFWFDKENENTVFMDNRHFEDTLCDGRTLEINPDVIADFRHMPFQDENFYLVVFDPPHLLKAGENSWLAKKYGKLDSATWKEDIRQGFNECMRVLKPNGTLIFKWNEEQIKLNEILATIDFKPLFGNKRAKTHWLVFMKE